A stretch of DNA from Arachis hypogaea cultivar Tifrunner chromosome 19, arahy.Tifrunner.gnm2.J5K5, whole genome shotgun sequence:
TTTATTTGCCAGTTTTAACCTTACTCCTACAGATGTCCAAGGGCCTCCAAGATATTGAAAGATCATTGGTTTGATGTTTGAGAATTGTGACATCACATGTACTGGTAAACTAAAgcatcattttaatattttaagtttttaaccacCATTAATTAGGATTATTAGGTGTTAACCTTTGTTTCTCCTAAACTTAATATAGCCTGGTATTAGCGATGATTGATTATAAGGAAATGTTGTTACAATATTTTTATGGAAGTTTAAAGTTTTTGTTTGATCAAACGCTTACGTAATTAACCTTTTAAAGGTTTCAATATACATTGATACAAACTTGCTTCAATTTAACATATAATCAACATATTCACGTTAGAAGGAGATACCCTTCtatataatgaaattaaaattacaaaattacctTATGAGATCtgcttattgatttttttttaaacatttttttagcATACTCAGAACATGAAGAAACTCCAATTCAACGctgcttgttcttgtttaatGCCTTTCCCTCATCAAATAATCTTATCGTCCTTCCGTTGAAGCCAGTTGGTGAATTCATCAAGGGTTCTGATGTCAGCTCTGTAGTGCTTCTGAGTAAACTCAAGGAGCATGGACCATGTAAAATCAGGGTAGAGCCTTGAGCTCAAATTGTCCACTAACTCACATGGTGGCGTCACAACCTTGTCACTTCTTGGACACAAGAAGAAAGCAAGTGATTTTCTTGTTGTCTTGCTATTTACCACTGCCCTGTGCAAACAACTCTTGTATCTCCCATTTGAAAGAGCCTAATAATCAACATACAAACCCAAAACAATTATATATACTAGGAGGTTAAACCATTAATTATGTGGTTAAGTATGTATAGTGTTACATACCATGAAGGTATCACCAATATTGACGACAAAAGCATTGAAATTCGGGGTAACTGAGTGCCACTGATCGTCAACATAAACTTGGAGGCCACCAACTTGGTCCTGGTGGAGAATGGTTAAGGATGTTGGATCACAATGAGGTCCAGTTCCCAAGGCGAGGTCAGGTTTTTGACAAGGAGGGTAGTAATTGAGCCTCATTATTGAATTGTTCTCTTCAAAGAACTCTCTAAAATACGATTTGCCAACTCCAAGGCTCATCCCTAGAAGCTCCATTATCCCCAAAGAAAGATTGCTCATTGCCTCACAGTACTTCTCATACACATTCCTGCATGTATGTAAGTCATGTCAAGTCAAATTTACAATGCTCTAAGGACTAGTATGAGGatctgaattttgaattttatctaaGAGTTTATGATGGGTTGTTAAGCAGACGAGTGAACTGACTACTAGACAAATTAAGTTTGGTTTAAATTTAGAATGTGTTTAATTAGTAACTACATTTATTATTTAGTTATGCTTACCCGAATTGCTCAAACTCTTTGCCCAGTTTACTGCAAAGGTAGTCCTTGACAAGGTTGGGTGAGTGTTTTTTATCTGCCGAGTATTGAAAGGAAAGTGTCTCCTTCCATGGAAGCTTAGAAGAAAATCTACCGGTGAAGCTACTAGCATAACCACAGTGCTCCCCTGTTTTCCTCTGAGCTCTCTGTTTCTGGGACAGGGGAAGCTCAAAGAAATCATCCATCAAAGCGTGAGCATCGGTGATCAAGTTCCTGTCTATGCCGTGGTTGACGACAAGGAAGAAGCCGTGCTTCCGGCATGCTTCGCCAACAAGGCTTGAGGCTTCCATTGCGGCGAGGGGATCGCCGGAAAGGAACCCTCCGAGATCAATGAATGGGACCTGAAGCTCAGGGACATGGATGGAGGCTTTCTCGTGGTCAGGCCAAATGAATTGTGACGGTAGGTTGAGTTGGTGGCTGAAAACGGAGGCTTCAAACACCAATGAGGATTCTTTTGGTGGTTGAGGCATGGAGTGCATGCAGTCTATTGCCATTGCATTAACCATTGCattcaagaagaagacgaagaagaaagaGTTGGAGAGATGCGATGAAAGAAAAGCCAAGGCCGTTTGTTGGGGAAATTGTAGAACAAATATTGGAATCTTATATAAGCACCCACACCTTCACTATTTTCATACAAATTTCATGGAGTACTCCCTCCCTAGTACTCTTTTTTTACAAAGCCATTTTTGCTGTTTTTTGAGGATGTTCTTGGGTATTATATCAGGTAGTTTAATCAAATATATTGAATCATTTATTGTATCTCAATTATTatcttaatatttttatataaatatatttttttaataatatgattttaatgttaattttattaagATTAATATGTTTTACAATAAAATTAAACAGTCAAGTACTTAGTCACAAAAGAAAAACAGTCAAGTACTTATTAAATCAAGTTCAATTAAGTTCGTTTATTGTAAGcacgttttttaaatttttgtcatttttttatttttcatcttcaAAATTATATCATAGAAATTTTTTATgcataatacaaaaattttttaagaattatatGCTCAAAATATTAGCAcccaactaacaaaatatatacaatacaaaaaaaatgaaaaatcacgTATTTAGAACCTAGACACTCAATTAATAAAATACTCACAatatcgatttttttttttttgaaaaatcacatACCCAAATTATTAACTCACTCAACTAATAAAATACATTCAcaacaaaaatttatgtgttatatgcaaaattttttatgttatattaataaatttatattatatgaaaattttgTGTTATACCATTAAATTTTTGTGCTCTTTAACAAAATTTTCTATGTTAAAGAAACAAAGAGAAGCAGAAACAATGATGCATAGATACATTTTTTTGTTTGGGCTTATCctaatttaattagatttggttacaaaaatatttgtatatcTAATATCATggtatataatttttattgtttgatTTAATTATCTATTGGTCATATAagtacaagtatttattaaatgaTACAGCTATTATTAAGTACTTTTAGACTGTATTGAAACCCTTATGATGGACTTCATATGTAGAATGTGTTACTAGGGGTGTTTGCGgtgtggtttggttcggttttaaggGAAAAAGTCATCCAATTCGAACGTTTAATTTATGTgtggtgcggtttggattggatgaacattttttgaaaattcgatctgatccgatccgattcgaTTACAAGCGATTTGGATCGGTTTGTATTtgcggttttttaaataaaaaaaattaaatacatataacaagtcttaacatcaaattttaaataatcaacaatgacataacaagtcttaacatatcttaaaaagccaacgataacataataatagaaataaaattataggttagttaaaataaataaataaataatatttcaaacataaaatatttattaaataataataatacacgaataatagaaaaatgtataataaattgaacatgttataaatataattgtaagtataataataaaataataatattatagtacattgtgcggtttgaattggattggattggttatgaaaagtagatccaaAATCCGATCCAATCTAGcgatttgtaaaaaataaaatccaatcaaatctGAATTAGTGTGGTTTTAATCGGTTTTGATTTGGATTGAATTGGATGAGTGGTTTAATTTGGATCTGATTGGATTTCAACACCCTATGTGTGATTATTAATTTTCATAGTGCTTGTTGCCACTTTCCCACCCTCAACTCATTGTATGCTTGAGAGAGGTCCTGAACCTTTTTAAGGGGAAGCAACTGTAGTAAGTTGATACATATTGCGAAAGGCAAAAGCACAAGTACTAACTACTAACACTGACTACTCCCACTATCATATGTCTCTACCAAAACTGAATCATGAATACAACACTTGTTAGTATACTAATGATAAATCTTATTGGAAATTTACGGAACAATTGGATTATTAGATTTGGATCAAATGGCAGATCTTGTGGAACTAATATTAGGAGTGTCCAATGCCTAATATATATGGGAGAGTAGGGTAAAGACCCTTAAAGGAACAAGGTTTTTTTCTGCTGGTGCCAGCTAAAGTTATCagaacaacaaaatgacacacaCATAGAGTTAGAGAATTTCATGTCATCATTCATCAAAGTCTCTTTCATTCTGCTTTGGTATTAAGTTTACTGCCATTTTCACTTATTACTTTCTCCTAATTCCTATTCTGATCTAAATAACTGTTTATTTAGAACAATGAGATAATACTCTTTTcgacataaaaagaaaaaagaatcccgttataattaataattactaaACTCAATTTTTTATCAAGTTACATCTTAACGCACACTCCTTCTCATGAGTTCTATATAATCACTTCctagtaggggtgtgcatggcccggtcCGGCCTGAAGATCCGgaccggtcccgaacactttaggggctaatttggtgtgatttcatcgggtctagggtcgggtatgggtctcaaaaatagacccggtcattatttcgggtcgggtccgggccatagctcgggtcacccgaaattgACCCGGTGGTCCGgtcatcatacataattaatattttgtgttattagtgatggatgatggctattattatgtgaaatttaagtgttgtaaatcttaatattttgtgttattagtcattatatataagactataagttaatattttatgtttaaaatgcataagactttaaaCTAATGCATAATCttatattatttgtattgatttaaatatttggtattattaggcaatattagtattgattatggttatgctttaattttagagaagagttggttcttattatatttttctaagtgaattttaccatgtcaaataatgattggagtcttggaaattttgatatttttacatactaacttacaagaaggtatcaaggtaatataatgttaacgacccggttttcacccggtttttacccggtataatcgtggcccgaaagtgtatagatttcatcgggtctagggtcgggttcgggtctaacaaataggcccgATATATATTTCGGGTTGGATCTGGATCATATCGAATCcggtttcacccggcccatgcacacccctacttcCTAGTCACAACCAAGAATCAAATCCTGTAAATTTTCTAAACAAGGTACACAGATGCTATTAGACCAAATCTTATAGTGCCACTAAATTCCATTTGAGAATATTATCATTGTattcattttttagtttttttttttatattactgagaaaaggacaaataggtccctgaccttttatcTCACGGAtattttcgtccctgaccattgaaaaatacttttaagtctctcaccttcacaaaacttggacagaTCGGTCCctcgtccaaatgcctccgtcagggactgatatgtccaagttttgtgaagatcagggatttaaaagtatttttcaacggtcagggacgaaaatgtccgcaggGCAAAAGGTTAGAgatctatttgtccttttctctataTTCTTTAATTCGGAGCAGACTAAAGCCTAATTCGTCGCGAATCAAAgctttatttaaatatttgtggCTGACCAACGGATTACTACATGTACGAGATTGAATTCAAACTACCGACATTTACTTAAACGGACTAATGAACTAACCGCACAAACTCAAAAAGTTTCAAAACAACAAATGATCCACCCCAAATCATGCTTCTACATTTAatgggagaaaaaaaaaaaggagaaaagcaAGAAGTGCTATTTGTTTGTGATGAAAATAGATGGAACCCACTTTATACTTGTAATAGTAAGGCCCAAAGCTCATGAGGTTCTTGTAGTTGGGCAGCTTTCTTATCTTATTGCCATGGCATTTACTCATTAAGCCATCCATTAAGCAACCCCCTCTTGGTATTCTTTCCTCCATAATTGCAAGGGACACAAGTGTGTCAGTTTCCATCACCATCTTACTTCCATTGCCACAGCAACTGCGATTTACGTTATCATCACTTTATTATATAAACAGTTGGTGCATGTTTTCCCAGTGGGAAAAGCAGTACCACACTATCTAGTATCATGGTCGACATTTATATGTTTAAACTCAGATTTAGATGAGCTTCATATCATATCAAACTATTTAGTTTGCATACAGatcaaaatttatattatatgctCGCGAATAATAGAAAGAGTTTTGTAATGTCTCCTTCAATTAGAAATGACAACGAAAATTCGTAAATTTGGATATCTATAAAGATATTCGAAGATCACAATACAGATGCATatggagacaaaaaaaaaaaaaaaaatttcgttgAGATGAAGATAAAGATCCCCGGAGAATTTTAGAGTTGAAATGAGGACTATATCTTCCGTGGAATCGAATTATATgtgtattaattaaattaatttaattgagaTAATCTCTCCTTATCTTTGTTGAATAATTAGGTatttgccaatgagtaatagctcaactgacatagtctccccatactcaattaaaaggTTGTGGGTTCCAATCTCctatcgtaaaaaaaaaaaaagaataattaggTATTTCAAATGGAACTATTGTGATAgcaatacttttatatatatatatatatataaagatgctAATGTTTGAGGTTTAGAATGTATTTCAAATGAAAATTGTATAACATACACCTACTAGAAACATTATTCGGTGCTATAcgtgaaaattataaattttccATTAATATATCAATTGAAAAATAAGTCATCAATAAATacttatatagttatatataataatagtattttaGTAGTATATATGACATAAATTAGTTGgacaaagtaattttttttattttaatctgagagcatttaataatgtttatttGTAAAAGGTGCATCACatatattttgattaaaatttgataatttaaaatttagacttAATTGATAATGTTATtatattagataattaaaaaatattgaatttattttatcttaattatattaaatttaaaatagttttattgaATAGAAtaagttttgtaaaaatatttaaagtacacatatatatatatatatgtacacgttaaaatataaaatatacattaaaaataaattatattatataaatttatatataaatatataataattaattttacaattaatttttaatatacatataatatttttgtaatttgatatattatttttttaataattaaatagtcGTTTCACTATGTAATAAATAGTgatacaataatatttttaaaataaaaaattatatgtaattatttttatgtagagttaataattaaaaattattaaataataatttaatttaatatattaaattatttaacaaattttaactatcaactttataaaaaAGTACGTGAATTTTTCGGtatttttaattagataaaaGGTTAACAACAACTAGTGTTATAAAGTCAAAGTGACATCAGATGCAATTTTGTCTTCTTTTACTTTCTGTGTTGTGCGTAGAAGCTTAAGCATCATTATTCTATCTTAAACCTCATTTTGGTGCTCATACTGATtccctttaattttctttttctggtGAGTAATTCcaatccattttcttttcttttccagttACAAATTGGGTACATGGTACCCGACAAGATCTCGTGGTATATGTATGTTTCTCTATCtcaattaaatgaaaatatactataccctaatttaatgctactaattaaatttactcttttaaccctattaattcacattatttacacattgttcaaaaatcttGTTAGTTACTTGTATCCTTCCTATTATTCTTTGATCTTAGTTTCTTCACACAATTATTATGTATAGTCCATTAATCCATTTGACGGTGTTGACTTGTCGAGATTTTTTTATTGCGGCACTCTATTTATAGATCAATCATTGACTTCATAGTCTTAACAAATTTTAGGCTAGATATGTTTGTTCTACTTTTCAACTAACTCCAGTTTCTATAGTTCAGCATTATTGCTAGGAACAAATTAAAACTACCTATTCAAACATGAATTAATTAGTAGCAGTCACAAAGATATTTTGCATATAATAcataattggttatggaagaaCCTAACACAGAATACAAATATCTGACAAATGGATCGGAGGCCATCAAATTTGGTCAAATTTCTGATCAGCCTCCACTACTAGCATGAAGATTTTGAAATCTCTGTTTTAAATTTATCATCCTCAAAGTTATCTTAATTTAGAATAATAATGCATGATGGCTTAGCATCTAAAAGTAGTGGTTCTGGTGTGTCAACTAATGAAGAACAAGATAAGTTTAGAGCACAATCGAACTTTAATTTCTCGCCTGAAATAATTGAATATACAATTAGATTCTCATTATTATTTTGGCCATGTATGTAACTGTGTCTCTAAGTCAAGCGCCAATATCTGTGTTCAAGAAGAAATATTGTCTCATTCAAGATCAAACACTTAATCCGGATCTCAGCAAGAAACTTCAGTTTTGGTTGGAAAATTTTCAAAGTAGTGTTCATTTTGCTTCTCAGTAGTGTATCTAATACATCAGTGTATTGAAGTTATAAAAAatgtgaaaattcaggtgcagttgcagttattttaatttgatatgcTTGATTAAATTGTTGTCTAACGtcttttaactatcaattttatataaaaacaatgaGTAAATGTCCAAAATGGTCCCTAAATTTCAAATCGCTATTCAATTTAGTCTTCGACTTTTTAAAATGACTAATTAAATCCCTGAAATTCGAAAAAGTGCATCTCCGTTAGTCTCTTGTAGAAGTGCCGTCTAAACGTTGATGATGTGACATTCCAGCTGTATGCTGATGTATACCAAACttgaatttgattcaaattaGTACCTAAAATTGCTTAATAATATCCAAATTAATCCATTTTCAATTATAAAACTCTAATCCCCAAATTATTATCTTCTTTTCTTCGATCTCTCTGttgtcttcttctcttctttgttttctccGCTATCTTCCAGTTCATATTCATCCTGAACTACAACATCAGTACACTTAcctaaaaactattttaattacaAGTTAATGTGGTTGGATTAATTTTAAGTTCAacacaaatttaaattatatgtatCCTTGCAGGTTTGTCCATTaagctaaaatatatttttcactttTAAGAAGGTAACCATTGTCATCATCTTCAAGATCTTAACATCACTTTCTAAGTTTGTCATTTTTCAATTGAACTCATGCAAATTTTTTTGTGAAATGAGTGTTGCACAAACTAGTTCTTCACCTCCATCAACCCAACAGAAAAAATTACAATGGATTCCATACTGCAAAGTAAAAAACGCAGGTGAATCCAAACTCAAAGTGAAACTATCTTGAACATTTTCTTTAAAGCTATAACCTTACCTCATAGTTTGGACAACCATAAAATAGTCTATCAGGATTCTCTGTCATCGTTGAGTACTTTATCATCATCCGACGTCTGCAATTACAGAAAACGGCGTTCTTACCTCCCCTGTTGCACATTCTTTTACTGCCATAAGGTCTCTCTACAGAGTTAGTTGTTCCTACTTGAGCTACTTGGCCTTCTCTCCCCACCACCCATTATCACTCATGCGAACGAGAAAATAAGATGAACTGGAAGATAGTGGAGAGGtttaagaagagaagaagatagcggagaggttgaagaagagaagaagacagCAGAGAGATTGAAGAAGAGAAGACaataatttgggaattagggttttataattaaaaatggaTTAATTTGGATATTATTAAGCAATTTCAGGTACCAATTTAAATCAAATTCAAGTTTGGTACACATCAGCATACAGCTGGAATGCCACATCATCAACGTTTAGACGGCACTTCTGCAAGGGACTAACGGAGATGCACTTTTtcgaatttcaaaaatttaattggtcattttaaaaaattgatgacTAAATTGAATAGCGATTTGAAATTTAGGGACCATTTTGAGCATTTACTCTAAAAATAATTGCAAGTATTTACCTATCAGAAAATATGACATTCTACAATATGCTATAATAAGTTACTAATTAATTTTGCTTGTGCATATAGCTTTGGGTTGGCAAGCACatgcaaacaaataaataaagttgGGAGAtaatatgaaataataataataataatggtccAAAGTAACGTTGGTTGATTGGGCAGATTTGATGTTATGGAAAGCTGACGAGATCATGAGATGAAGGGATGAagggagatagagagagagaaggaagtaCATCTTTTCATATGATCTTGTTAAGATAGCCACCTTGCCATGTCTGAACCACCACAAGAGACAAGCAATATGTGCGGGTCACTGTAACCTCTATAAGCCATGGGCCTTACCACCAAGAATCAATGAATCATGCCATGTTGCTGTCATTCATTATTGTCTCATATATATCCATCTATAAGCTCACACTTATCTTCCTCAACAATCACCTTTGCATTACTTTTACGGCAAACTTCAAACCCCGGGGTCATATAATTTTGCAGATAAGTGGAAAATTGTTTTGACAAAATGTTGATCGGGACTCTTGCATTTTGGAATcctataaaaatatagaaaatagttGAGTTAAATAAGTTACGTTTTTTGTTCttataaaataattctttttatttgtttgttttggccttgtcaacttttcttttagttttaataCAATTTAAAATGTTTCTATTTAGTTTGTTTTGTTAAATATTATTGTGacaggctgatgagcggatattttatacgttttttgacatcatttttatatagtttttagtagtttttattaagtttttataggttttagtgttaaattcacatttttggtttctactatgagtttttgtgtttttgggcaatttcaggtattttctggttaaaattgaggagctgtagcaaaagtctgattcagagacagagaaagtactgtagatgctgtccggatctgacctgcttgcacttggaagagcttttctagagctacagaagtccaaatggagcgctctcaacggctatgaaaagctgacttccaaaactttccaacaatatataatagttcatactttgcttcggattaaaaggcccaaaactggcgtccaacgccagctacctGCCCCTTTCCaagcgttcagcgcccaaagagcagagaccaatatccaaacgcccagagaggactccctagctggcgttccatgcccaagAGACCTTATAGCACGTGaatctcatcaaaactcagcccaaatactcaccaagtgggtcccaaaagtggattttagcactaaatagactgttttacccttactagtcatctgtttagtatttaaagtgtattttagaTAATCAGAGAGAGAACGCATACTTTACAGCCCTATATTCGTTTTACATTGTGTTTttacatcagtatgagtttctaaacctcctaggttgaggagaggagccctgctgagtcctatgaattaataaaagtattactgtttctcttcgatctgtgtttgattaattctaagatgtatatccgatcttcatcgtggtgaataggatgatatGACAAATCAGCTCTGTttatcacattaagacgaatgttcctgacaaacacccgcgtctacttgggctCAGAGtacgtctttcatcggacaatgatgagccaacagctatgtttatacatctctcaaacggctaatccacgacttcgttgaggacttctcgagacaccagttcagccgatttccgGAGAGATTagagtctctgtggtagaggctagaaccccaGGTACAGCATTCTCTAATCCGGAAGATctgtgtctgtggcgttttgagtaggatcattaagaagaatgaactgtacgagcttcaccctcaatcagaatggatccgcactaaacctgTGGTTCAGATCTGGATGAGTA
This window harbors:
- the LOC112779497 gene encoding gibberellin 20 oxidase 1 encodes the protein MVNAMAIDCMHSMPQPPKESSLVFEASVFSHQLNLPSQFIWPDHEKASIHVPELQVPFIDLGGFLSGDPLAAMEASSLVGEACRKHGFFLVVNHGIDRNLITDAHALMDDFFELPLSQKQRAQRKTGEHCGYASSFTGRFSSKLPWKETLSFQYSADKKHSPNLVKDYLCSKLGKEFEQFGNVYEKYCEAMSNLSLGIMELLGMSLGVGKSYFREFFEENNSIMRLNYYPPCQKPDLALGTGPHCDPTSLTILHQDQVGGLQVYVDDQWHSVTPNFNAFVVNIGDTFMALSNGRYKSCLHRAVVNSKTTRKSLAFFLCPRSDKVVTPPCELVDNLSSRLYPDFTWSMLLEFTQKHYRADIRTLDEFTNWLQRKDDKII